One Candidatus Neomarinimicrobiota bacterium DNA segment encodes these proteins:
- a CDS encoding PAS domain S-box protein — translation MGKKPQDIKKSTALYESIVESVNEFIFILNLEGRITYANKSSLSVLGYKYKDLIGKPFSVLFDDEAGKDLMGFYNDKIQTKSMIQNYEIEVIAKGKRKITLELSGNRMYEKGKLVGIMAVGRDISGRKYEEQALKERLKAQTFSSAVSNMILGGGEWKSTVDSCIENIHSTLNVKASAFLLMDDKIGRLRIISSMGWDDKKISAFELPLTESGKVGIHPEQSYTLHFDSSKNKMVPAWFAEFPEDINYAFFVPISPNEKIVGAFLVHAADKDDLSEYNIQFVEQLASILKIALVKGQSETASKSLPSLMDLNPDIILKVSVGGMLLYANQSVYDELQTQGFGKGDWREILPEIHDSKMIACIKAKKNLKAEVIIGIKTIEYWYVPVPDEDAVLLIGRDVVDQEDALGELMMSEASLITSIKEIDTLHGRERTIKDQLAYAERLASLGQMGAKIAHELNNPLQIISARAELISDMSDKEQIKELATDLQEEIQHIIEIAASYMKLGKQSQAEMGSLKINLILTELLKALGILGHVKYLDLQTKFDEPLPTIYGDREKVIQVFRNLIINAAHSMEETDSKTLTITTRYNDETSSIVIEVTDTGIGIKKEDIQNIFDSYFTTKEEGVGTGIGLLIVRDVVEMEMGGTIQVKSVYGKGTTFTISLPAEV, via the coding sequence ATGGGCAAAAAACCGCAAGATATTAAAAAATCAACAGCCCTTTACGAGTCTATTGTAGAGAGCGTAAACGAATTTATATTCATACTGAATCTTGAGGGAAGAATCACCTACGCAAATAAATCTTCACTTTCGGTCCTCGGGTATAAATATAAAGATCTCATAGGAAAACCTTTTTCTGTACTATTTGATGATGAAGCCGGGAAAGATCTTATGGGATTTTACAATGACAAAATTCAGACTAAATCTATGATTCAAAATTACGAGATTGAAGTTATTGCAAAGGGAAAACGTAAGATAACCTTAGAACTGTCCGGCAATCGTATGTATGAAAAGGGAAAGCTTGTGGGGATTATGGCTGTCGGTAGAGACATATCAGGCCGGAAATACGAGGAGCAGGCTTTAAAAGAACGTTTGAAGGCACAGACGTTCAGCAGTGCAGTGAGTAATATGATTCTCGGGGGAGGTGAATGGAAAAGCACTGTAGATAGCTGTATCGAAAACATCCATTCTACACTAAATGTTAAAGCGTCAGCATTCCTATTAATGGACGATAAAATCGGGAGACTCCGAATAATCAGTTCTATGGGATGGGATGATAAAAAGATTTCTGCCTTTGAACTTCCGTTAACAGAATCCGGTAAAGTCGGTATACATCCCGAACAATCGTACACTCTTCATTTCGACAGCTCGAAAAACAAAATGGTTCCCGCATGGTTTGCAGAATTCCCGGAAGATATTAATTACGCATTCTTTGTCCCCATTTCACCCAATGAAAAAATAGTCGGGGCGTTTTTAGTTCATGCTGCCGATAAAGACGACTTGTCTGAATACAATATTCAGTTTGTGGAGCAGCTGGCTTCTATTTTGAAAATTGCCCTGGTGAAAGGTCAGAGTGAAACAGCGAGTAAATCGCTGCCAAGTTTAATGGATTTAAATCCTGATATAATATTGAAAGTGAGTGTGGGAGGCATGCTGCTGTATGCGAATCAATCAGTATACGATGAACTGCAAACACAGGGATTCGGCAAAGGTGATTGGAGAGAAATACTTCCCGAAATTCATGATAGCAAAATGATTGCATGTATTAAGGCAAAGAAAAACTTGAAAGCCGAAGTGATTATAGGAATTAAAACCATTGAATATTGGTATGTTCCGGTTCCGGACGAAGATGCTGTATTGCTAATCGGCAGAGATGTTGTCGATCAGGAGGATGCTCTCGGGGAACTTATGATGAGCGAAGCGTCTCTGATTACTTCAATCAAAGAAATCGACACCCTTCATGGAAGGGAACGCACCATTAAAGATCAACTGGCTTATGCAGAAAGACTTGCATCGCTTGGTCAAATGGGAGCTAAAATAGCTCATGAGTTAAACAATCCGCTACAGATCATTTCCGCAAGAGCCGAGTTGATATCAGACATGAGTGATAAAGAACAAATCAAAGAACTCGCTACAGATTTGCAAGAGGAAATTCAGCATATTATAGAAATTGCCGCAAGTTACATGAAACTCGGTAAGCAATCACAAGCGGAAATGGGAAGTTTGAAGATAAACCTGATTCTCACGGAGCTTCTTAAAGCTCTCGGAATTCTTGGTCATGTCAAATATCTTGATCTTCAAACAAAATTTGATGAACCGCTTCCTACTATTTACGGTGACCGCGAAAAAGTTATCCAGGTCTTTAGGAATCTAATAATTAACGCTGCTCACTCTATGGAAGAGACCGATTCAAAAACATTGACAATAACCACAAGATATAATGATGAGACTTCATCAATAGTTATTGAAGTAACTGATACAGGAATCGGCATAAAAAAAGAAGACATACAGAACATCTTCGATTCATATTTCACCACTAAAGAGGAAGGAGTCGGCACCGGTATCGGTCTGCTCATAGTTCGTGATGTGGTTGAGATGGAAATGGGCGGAACAATTCAAGTTAAATCCGTTTACGGTAAGGGAACTACATTTACGATCTCACTTCCCGCCGAAGTTTAG
- a CDS encoding ABC transporter permease, translated as MVAYTIRRLLTAIPLLLLGISLTFFIIHMAPGDPTDRFISPSMSPNIKESITKKFGLDQPLYWQYTSWLKNVVIDFDFGKSFANGRQVSEIISDAMPPTLLLSSLSLIFGLVLGTVAGVYSALKAGSRTDKIITSLLLFFYSVPAFWLGLILLGIFAIGLNWLPASQINSIFHDQLGFFGKIGDYFTHLLLPVFTLGITTAPVFGRFVRSNMIEVLNSDFIISARARGLSERKVIFVYGFRNALLPVISLIGNSIPALFSGAVVIEVIYSLPGMGRVMVNAALGRDYPMIMAAGTVAFVSVIIGNLLADLGYAAADPRVRLDGD; from the coding sequence ATGGTCGCCTATACTATCAGGCGACTGCTGACTGCTATCCCACTACTGCTGCTGGGCATTTCGCTCACATTTTTTATAATTCACATGGCTCCCGGTGATCCGACAGACCGTTTTATTTCGCCGTCCATGAGCCCTAATATAAAAGAAAGTATCACTAAGAAGTTCGGTCTCGATCAGCCGCTCTATTGGCAATATACCTCCTGGCTTAAAAATGTAGTCATTGATTTCGACTTTGGAAAATCATTCGCCAATGGACGTCAAGTATCAGAAATAATTTCAGATGCCATGCCGCCTACTTTGCTTCTTTCTTCATTGTCACTCATTTTCGGACTTGTTTTAGGAACAGTCGCAGGGGTTTACTCTGCCCTCAAAGCGGGAAGCAGAACAGATAAAATAATCACGTCTCTGCTTCTTTTCTTTTATTCGGTACCTGCCTTCTGGCTCGGACTCATATTGTTAGGCATATTTGCCATAGGACTGAACTGGTTGCCCGCATCACAAATCAATTCCATTTTTCATGATCAACTTGGTTTTTTCGGTAAAATCGGCGACTATTTCACGCATTTACTTCTCCCGGTTTTCACTCTTGGTATCACAACAGCGCCGGTTTTTGGCAGGTTCGTCAGGTCGAATATGATTGAAGTATTAAATTCCGATTTCATCATTTCCGCGAGAGCACGCGGGCTGTCCGAACGCAAAGTTATATTTGTTTACGGTTTCAGAAACGCGCTCTTACCTGTTATTTCATTGATTGGAAACTCCATCCCTGCTCTGTTCAGCGGCGCAGTAGTAATTGAGGTTATTTACTCACTTCCCGGAATGGGCCGGGTTATGGTTAATGCCGCCTTAGGCAGAGACTACCCGATGATAATGGCAGCCGGAACAGTAGCGTTCGTCAGTGTCATAATAGGAAATCTTCTCGCCGACCTGGGTTATGCGGCAGCTGACCCGCGGGTCAGACTAGACGGAGACTAA
- a CDS encoding ABC transporter permease: MGKIKIILKALWNNSSGRFGLVIVGAFSIISLGAPLFSPFDPSAQNLSMSVRPPSFSHLLGTDLFGRDLLSRLIYGARVSMGIGISAAFIAVLFGTLVGLTTGFLKGWTDKILMRSVDILLGFPKLFIVLLAVGLGTPSIWLTVAVLGALSWMEVARIVRGEVILVREMNYVKAATALGLKSSAIIFRYILPNVISTIIVSTTLLIGTMILVEATLSFLGLGVQPPDASWGTIMNQGRADPLGAWWISTFAGLSIIITLIGFNLLGDGLRDILDPRRKTT; this comes from the coding sequence TTGGGCAAGATTAAAATCATACTCAAGGCATTATGGAATAACTCGTCGGGAAGATTCGGATTAGTCATTGTCGGAGCATTTTCCATAATCTCGTTAGGAGCTCCGCTGTTTTCGCCCTTTGATCCTTCAGCGCAAAATTTGTCTATGTCAGTTCGCCCTCCCTCATTTTCCCATCTTCTTGGGACAGATTTGTTCGGTAGAGACTTATTGAGCAGATTGATCTATGGCGCAAGAGTATCAATGGGTATAGGAATCAGCGCGGCTTTCATCGCAGTACTTTTTGGAACATTGGTAGGATTGACAACAGGATTTCTGAAAGGCTGGACAGATAAAATCCTTATGCGCAGTGTGGACATTCTTCTCGGATTTCCAAAATTATTCATCGTTCTGCTCGCCGTGGGATTGGGAACTCCTTCCATTTGGCTCACTGTGGCTGTTTTGGGCGCTCTGTCATGGATGGAGGTTGCCCGAATCGTCAGAGGAGAAGTAATTCTCGTTCGAGAAATGAATTATGTTAAAGCCGCAACCGCCCTTGGATTAAAATCCTCAGCCATAATTTTCCGCTATATATTGCCAAATGTGATAAGTACAATTATCGTCTCAACAACTCTTCTCATAGGAACAATGATATTAGTTGAAGCGACCCTTAGCTTTCTCGGGCTTGGCGTACAACCACCCGACGCAAGCTGGGGAACCATAATGAATCAAGGTCGGGCAGATCCCTTAGGAGCATGGTGGATATCTACGTTTGCCGGATTGTCTATAATTATCACTCTTATCGGATTCAATTTGTTAGGTGACGGCTTGAGAGACATACTTGATCCTCGCCGGAAAACCACTTAG
- a CDS encoding ABC transporter ATP-binding protein, translating into MSRSDFILRIKDLTVSYSGSRKSITGKRNIINAVKNVSISIKRGKTFAIVGESGSGKTSIAMSVLNFVKPASGTIEFNGINLWNLKGEELRKTRRLMQPVFQDPNSSLNPRMTSERTVSEGLDLSENDKAEKSRSLLKSVGLGEDFSDKYPHQLSGGQKQRLCIARALAPEPELLLLDEPVSAQDLSIQAHIINLLMDIKEKKPITFLLISHDLKVVQTLADRVAIMRDGEVIEEADSDELFSNPRHPYTQQLLENSGIN; encoded by the coding sequence ATGAGCAGATCTGATTTCATATTAAGAATAAAAGACCTCACTGTTAGCTATTCCGGTTCACGCAAATCTATTACCGGAAAACGAAATATCATTAATGCTGTGAAAAATGTTTCTATTAGTATAAAACGCGGTAAAACTTTTGCCATCGTAGGAGAGTCCGGAAGCGGTAAAACATCAATCGCCATGTCCGTCTTGAATTTTGTCAAACCGGCTTCGGGAACCATTGAATTTAACGGAATTAATTTGTGGAACCTTAAAGGCGAAGAGCTTAGAAAAACACGTCGGCTCATGCAACCTGTATTTCAAGATCCCAACAGTTCCCTGAATCCAAGAATGACGTCTGAAAGAACTGTCAGTGAGGGATTGGACCTATCGGAAAATGATAAAGCAGAAAAATCCCGCTCTTTACTCAAATCTGTCGGTCTCGGAGAAGACTTTTCAGATAAATATCCACATCAATTGAGCGGCGGCCAAAAACAACGGCTATGTATCGCCAGAGCTCTGGCGCCGGAGCCTGAACTGCTGCTGCTTGACGAACCTGTATCTGCTCAAGACCTTTCGATTCAGGCTCACATTATCAATCTATTGATGGATATTAAAGAAAAAAAACCTATTACATTTTTACTGATTTCACATGATCTGAAAGTCGTGCAAACTCTCGCCGACAGGGTAGCTATTATGAGAGACGGTGAAGTTATCGAAGAAGCGGATTCTGATGAGCTTTTCTCTAATCCAAGGCATCCATATACTCAACAGCTTCTTGAAAATTCCGGTATCAACTAA
- a CDS encoding ABC transporter ATP-binding protein, which translates to MSNTENILSVRNLNISISSGNGILRIIKNAEFDLKIGTTLGIIGESGSGKSMLSKALLRLLPNNSQISGNIFFSPNGEETLDILALSDGKLRAIRGKKIGFLSQEPLSSMNPVRKCGKQIYDALPGFRTTDRKAGNIRVLELLELTGLNDPSSVSDSYPHELSGGMLQRVALAAALAGEPDILIADEPTTALDASSRVGIMKTIAKLKKEMNLSTFLISHDIDFIADWIDDLMVMYLGRIVEFGSAEKLFSSPTHPYTKALMEVSKSYAPNSRPKPIRGDIPSLDNKIKGCKFHPRCDSAQDKCSIEDPPIEKASHGGQIRCFFPITT; encoded by the coding sequence ATGTCCAATACCGAAAATATTCTTTCCGTACGCAATCTGAATATCTCAATTTCTTCGGGTAACGGAATTCTCAGGATCATAAAAAATGCTGAATTTGATTTAAAAATAGGTACCACGTTGGGCATTATTGGAGAATCCGGAAGTGGGAAGAGTATGCTTAGTAAAGCATTGCTCAGATTGCTTCCTAATAACTCACAAATTTCCGGAAACATTTTTTTCTCTCCTAACGGGGAAGAAACTCTGGATATTCTGGCGTTATCAGATGGTAAGCTGCGAGCCATTCGCGGAAAGAAAATAGGCTTCCTTTCACAAGAGCCACTCTCTTCAATGAATCCTGTAAGGAAATGCGGTAAACAGATTTATGATGCCCTACCGGGTTTTCGAACAACTGATAGAAAGGCAGGCAACATTCGAGTTTTGGAATTGCTTGAACTGACAGGCCTGAACGATCCCTCATCTGTATCAGATTCTTATCCGCACGAGCTTTCCGGCGGTATGCTGCAAAGAGTTGCCCTTGCCGCCGCACTTGCGGGAGAGCCCGATATCCTCATTGCCGATGAACCTACCACCGCCTTAGATGCAAGTAGTCGCGTTGGCATTATGAAAACAATCGCAAAATTAAAAAAAGAGATGAACCTGTCCACCTTTCTCATTTCCCATGATATAGATTTTATCGCAGATTGGATAGATGATCTGATGGTTATGTACCTGGGGCGGATTGTGGAATTCGGCAGCGCGGAAAAACTGTTTTCATCTCCGACTCATCCTTATACCAAAGCCCTTATGGAGGTATCCAAATCCTACGCACCGAACTCCAGGCCGAAACCTATCCGCGGCGACATACCGTCCTTAGATAATAAAATTAAAGGGTGCAAATTTCACCCACGCTGTGACAGCGCTCAAGATAAATGCAGCATTGAAGACCCCCCTATTGAAAAAGCATCTCACGGAGGACAGATCAGATGCTTTTTCCCAATAACGACCTGA
- a CDS encoding c-type cytochrome, whose translation MNLKRISPISYLSLFALIVLLLIQVSGAYAQIPDKFTNLKVLPKDIGKKELIGHMKNAAIGLGVRCTFCHIGEGDDLSTFDFASDDKRHKVNARVMFSMVKQINEEFLPKVADKSELPREIKCITCHNGKEHPERL comes from the coding sequence ATGAATCTGAAACGAATCAGTCCGATAAGTTATTTATCACTGTTTGCATTAATTGTGTTACTACTGATTCAAGTATCAGGGGCTTATGCGCAAATTCCTGATAAGTTCACTAATTTAAAAGTTCTCCCAAAGGACATCGGTAAAAAAGAGCTTATCGGTCATATGAAAAATGCTGCCATAGGGCTTGGTGTTAGATGCACTTTTTGTCATATTGGCGAGGGCGATGATCTTTCAACTTTTGATTTCGCTTCCGATGACAAGCGTCATAAAGTGAATGCACGGGTTATGTTTAGTATGGTAAAACAGATTAACGAAGAATTTCTGCCGAAAGTCGCAGATAAATCTGAACTCCCTCGTGAAATCAAATGCATCACGTGTCATAACGGTAAAGAACATCCCGAACGGTTGTAA
- a CDS encoding BamA/TamA family outer membrane protein gives MNKFKVIALLSAIIIIPNIISATEKNSGKDLNNNDYRFGFLPVLSFSSDEGLGYGIIAQADENGNSKYMPYLLSHRIIFKRSTGGATEYSYRFDSKYLLPKNLRITLEIKYRENKLEPFHGFGGAQTRYEEAYTDFKSGGLFRGTFYYKYDKKYFRINTILQGNIYENKFRWLGGIAILNTKIDTINYSDFDKELVENSTETLLANLQVSAVIGRNVFEGGNENSLLFGLVADTRDDEVSPSQGIWTDALIRWVPNLSGNDFSYLSLTGTFRGYIPMNNSLTLALRFSGRLMSDGAPFFTVSQQESSFKMVDGLGSGKTIRGILFQRILGRNNLLGNIELRYKFREMFTSGYAALSSFYDFGRSFDSTPILPSGDIGAEDDKLHQGVGVGFRVALNSSFVAAADVGRALDSKTDGEGLKLYLGLDWLY, from the coding sequence ATGAATAAATTCAAAGTAATAGCGCTTTTAAGCGCAATAATAATCATTCCAAATATAATCTCCGCTACTGAAAAAAATAGTGGAAAAGATCTGAATAACAACGATTACAGATTCGGATTTTTGCCGGTGCTTTCATTTAGTTCCGATGAAGGATTAGGATACGGTATTATAGCGCAGGCCGATGAAAATGGTAATAGTAAATACATGCCGTATCTTTTATCTCATCGAATTATCTTTAAACGAAGTACCGGGGGTGCCACGGAGTATTCGTATCGGTTCGACAGTAAATATCTCTTGCCAAAAAATCTCAGAATAACACTGGAGATAAAGTATAGAGAGAATAAATTAGAGCCGTTTCACGGTTTCGGGGGAGCACAGACCAGATACGAAGAAGCGTACACGGACTTTAAGAGCGGAGGATTGTTCAGGGGAACATTTTACTATAAATACGATAAGAAGTATTTTCGCATTAATACAATATTACAAGGAAACATATACGAAAATAAATTTAGATGGCTTGGCGGTATCGCTATTCTCAACACGAAAATTGACACGATAAATTACTCCGATTTCGACAAAGAATTAGTAGAAAATTCTACAGAAACATTACTCGCTAATTTACAAGTGTCAGCGGTGATTGGCCGAAACGTATTCGAGGGTGGTAACGAAAATAGCCTCCTTTTCGGACTGGTTGCTGACACGAGAGATGATGAGGTCTCACCTTCTCAGGGTATTTGGACTGATGCTCTTATTCGATGGGTGCCAAACCTGTCCGGGAATGACTTTTCCTATCTTTCACTAACCGGAACGTTTAGAGGGTATATTCCGATGAATAACTCATTAACTCTTGCATTGCGATTTAGCGGCAGATTGATGTCGGATGGCGCGCCGTTCTTTACCGTTTCGCAGCAGGAAAGTTCATTTAAAATGGTGGATGGATTAGGAAGCGGTAAAACTATACGCGGAATCCTTTTCCAACGAATCCTCGGGAGAAATAACCTTTTAGGCAATATTGAACTTCGATATAAATTTCGTGAGATGTTCACATCCGGATATGCGGCACTCAGCTCTTTTTATGATTTCGGGAGATCGTTCGATTCAACGCCGATTCTCCCGTCCGGCGATATAGGCGCCGAAGACGATAAACTGCATCAAGGAGTGGGAGTAGGATTTCGCGTAGCCCTGAACTCTTCGTTTGTAGCCGCCGCAGATGTGGGCAGAGCGCTGGATTCAAAGACTGATGGAGAAGGACTTAAGCTTTATTTAGGGCTTGATTGGTTATATTAA
- a CDS encoding phosphoenolpyruvate carboxykinase (GTP) has product MKIDSNIIDSVSLKKIQELQNNFVEEIIEYYVNLCKPSKLTVISDSDEDLKMIRNLALSNKEETLLNEDGHTVHFDSNNDQARDKNNTKILLPKGKSLSKLINSVDRDDGLDEIMGLLDGIMAGKEMLVCFFCLGPPDSKFSISSLQITDSAYVAHSETILYRQGYSEFKKLNGSDNFFHMIHSAGKLDDKQNSLNIDSRRVYMDLEDERVFSINTQYAGNSVGLKKLALRLAINRANHDDWLCEHMFIMGVVPEGKDRVTYFSGAFPSACGKTSTAMIPGQMILGDDIAYLRKAEDGKAYAVNVEQGIFGIIQDVNAEDDPLIHKTIRSPGELIFSNILVHDKNPYWLGMGEDIPDRGFNFAGKWEKSDRDENGNSLPFAHKNARYTIRISELSNCDPKLHDPNGVPLSGIIYGGRDSDTNPPVIQSFDWQHGVFMGAILESETTAATLGAEGEVKHNPMANLDFLVVPLGTYIENHLKFGESLSDTPLIFSTNYFLKENGEFLNEKIDKKVWLMWMEGRIHHEFDVLKTPIGFIPIYDDLKNLFSNIFQKELSENLYEKLFSIRIKKLLDRMDRIEAVYNEESDLPKIFVDEIIAQKERLSDAISKQGKDVISPFEFI; this is encoded by the coding sequence ATGAAAATTGATTCCAATATAATAGATAGTGTCAGCTTGAAAAAAATTCAGGAGCTGCAAAACAATTTTGTTGAAGAAATTATAGAATATTATGTGAACCTCTGCAAACCATCTAAGCTCACCGTCATATCTGATTCGGATGAGGATCTGAAAATGATTCGAAATCTCGCATTGAGCAATAAAGAAGAAACGCTGCTAAATGAGGATGGTCATACCGTTCATTTCGACAGCAATAATGATCAGGCAAGAGATAAAAACAATACAAAGATATTGCTGCCTAAAGGAAAGAGCCTCAGCAAACTGATAAACAGTGTTGATCGCGATGATGGATTGGACGAAATCATGGGATTACTTGACGGCATAATGGCAGGCAAAGAAATGCTTGTCTGTTTTTTCTGCCTTGGGCCTCCTGATTCGAAATTTTCTATTTCTTCGTTACAGATAACGGATTCCGCATATGTGGCTCACAGCGAAACCATTCTGTATCGGCAGGGATATTCTGAATTTAAAAAACTCAATGGTTCCGATAATTTCTTTCATATGATTCATTCGGCTGGAAAACTTGATGATAAACAAAATTCTTTGAACATAGATAGTCGAAGAGTTTATATGGATTTAGAGGATGAAAGAGTTTTCAGCATTAATACCCAGTACGCCGGAAATAGCGTCGGATTGAAAAAACTTGCCCTTAGACTCGCTATCAATCGTGCGAATCACGATGATTGGCTATGCGAACATATGTTCATAATGGGCGTGGTGCCTGAAGGCAAAGATAGGGTAACATATTTCTCAGGCGCGTTTCCAAGCGCTTGCGGAAAGACCTCTACGGCAATGATTCCGGGGCAAATGATTCTGGGTGATGACATCGCATATCTTCGGAAAGCCGAAGATGGAAAAGCTTACGCGGTAAATGTGGAGCAGGGAATATTCGGAATTATTCAGGATGTCAACGCCGAAGACGACCCACTAATTCATAAGACCATCAGATCGCCCGGTGAACTGATATTCTCTAATATTCTTGTTCACGATAAAAATCCTTACTGGCTGGGAATGGGAGAAGACATACCTGACCGTGGTTTCAATTTTGCGGGAAAGTGGGAGAAAAGCGACCGCGATGAAAATGGGAACTCGTTACCGTTTGCTCATAAGAATGCAAGATACACAATCCGTATTTCTGAGCTTTCGAATTGCGACCCTAAACTTCACGATCCGAACGGTGTTCCCCTGTCAGGCATTATATATGGCGGTCGAGATTCAGACACCAATCCTCCCGTAATTCAATCTTTTGATTGGCAACATGGTGTATTTATGGGAGCAATTCTCGAATCTGAAACTACCGCCGCAACATTGGGGGCAGAAGGAGAAGTTAAACACAATCCAATGGCCAACTTGGATTTCCTCGTTGTACCTCTGGGAACCTATATCGAAAATCATTTAAAATTCGGCGAATCATTAAGCGATACTCCTCTCATTTTTTCCACCAACTATTTTCTTAAGGAAAATGGAGAATTCCTCAACGAAAAAATAGATAAAAAAGTCTGGCTAATGTGGATGGAAGGTAGAATACACCACGAATTCGATGTTTTAAAAACACCCATTGGATTTATTCCCATTTATGATGATTTAAAAAATTTATTTTCTAACATCTTTCAAAAAGAACTTTCCGAAAATCTCTATGAGAAATTATTCTCGATTCGCATCAAGAAACTTTTAGACCGGATGGACAGAATTGAAGCCGTCTATAATGAAGAGTCTGATTTACCAAAAATATTTGTTGATGAAATTATCGCTCAAAAGGAACGATTGTCGGATGCAATATCAAAACAGGGCAAAGATGTAATCTCGCCCTTTGAGTTCATCTAA